A region of Cloacibacillus sp. DNA encodes the following proteins:
- a CDS encoding SulP family inorganic anion transporter produces the protein MFDNYVQILRNEFHGYNADRLARDFSAGMTVAAVALPLALAFDVGSGADAAAGLITAIIGGMVMSLFSGASFQISGPTGAMSAVLAIVVARYGIDGLFAVSFIAGLILLLLGVFKLGKFISLIPAPVITGFTSGIAVIIALGQIDNMFGTVSRGETALERLASYYTLGFNINYAALFVAFIVIGVMVFWPKKLAEKLPSSLAAIAIAAIISAVCGFDVPTVGAIPRSLVSDARLSFSGIDFFRLPSMISPAITIAALGMIESLLCGASGQQITGGRFDANQELISQGIGNMIIPLLGGVPATAAIARTSVAIKSGCQTRLTGIFHGAGLLASMFFLSPVMSALPLSALSGVLMVTAWRMNEWHAIRRIFSSGFKSALLQFLITMVCTVVFDLTVAIVIGIEFAMIVFILKAAEINIFFSKVLNSKLRGRDDDVEAIHGEAYMAYITGIVFFSNDDKLVKSFRDLPHCDKVIISLRGVPLIDFVGATTLIGIIGERQRAGTTVLLCGVHPKVMQTLERCNIYEALPREYIRASVDTALFGED, from the coding sequence ATGTTTGATAATTACGTTCAGATACTTAGGAATGAGTTTCATGGCTACAACGCCGACAGATTGGCCAGGGACTTCAGCGCGGGAATGACGGTTGCCGCCGTCGCGCTGCCGCTGGCGCTGGCCTTTGACGTAGGTAGCGGCGCGGATGCCGCGGCTGGACTTATCACCGCGATAATCGGAGGGATGGTCATGAGCCTCTTTTCAGGGGCCTCTTTCCAGATATCCGGGCCTACGGGTGCGATGTCGGCGGTGCTTGCCATCGTTGTTGCGCGCTATGGCATAGACGGTCTTTTTGCCGTCAGTTTTATAGCCGGTCTCATCCTTTTGCTACTTGGCGTCTTTAAGCTGGGAAAATTTATCTCTCTGATCCCTGCGCCGGTTATAACGGGATTTACCTCTGGGATCGCGGTGATAATCGCGCTGGGGCAGATAGACAACATGTTCGGTACGGTATCGAGGGGTGAGACGGCGCTGGAACGCCTTGCCTCCTATTACACGTTAGGTTTCAATATAAATTACGCCGCGCTCTTCGTCGCGTTCATCGTCATTGGAGTGATGGTCTTCTGGCCCAAAAAACTTGCGGAAAAACTCCCCTCCTCGCTTGCCGCCATCGCGATAGCGGCGATTATCAGCGCTGTGTGTGGATTCGATGTTCCCACTGTAGGTGCCATTCCGCGCTCTCTTGTCTCCGACGCGCGTCTGTCATTTTCGGGCATAGATTTTTTCCGGCTTCCTTCGATGATCTCTCCGGCGATCACGATCGCCGCACTGGGGATGATCGAGAGTCTGCTGTGCGGCGCGAGCGGCCAGCAGATAACGGGCGGCAGGTTTGACGCCAATCAGGAGCTGATATCGCAGGGTATCGGCAACATGATTATACCGCTGCTCGGCGGCGTGCCGGCGACGGCGGCGATCGCGCGCACCAGCGTCGCGATAAAGTCTGGCTGCCAAACGAGGCTTACAGGGATATTTCACGGCGCTGGGCTGCTTGCTTCGATGTTCTTTCTCAGCCCCGTGATGTCGGCGCTACCGCTTTCCGCGCTCTCCGGGGTACTGATGGTTACGGCCTGGCGCATGAACGAATGGCACGCGATAAGGAGGATATTCTCCAGCGGCTTCAAGAGCGCGCTCCTGCAGTTTCTCATCACGATGGTCTGCACGGTGGTATTCGATCTCACGGTGGCGATTGTGATTGGGATCGAGTTCGCGATGATTGTCTTCATCCTCAAGGCGGCGGAGATAAACATATTCTTTTCGAAGGTGCTGAACAGTAAGCTCCGTGGGCGTGACGATGATGTTGAGGCGATACACGGCGAAGCCTACATGGCCTATATCACCGGCATCGTCTTTTTCTCCAACGACGACAAGCTTGTGAAAAGTTTTCGTGATCTGCCGCACTGCGACAAGGTGATAATATCGCTGCGCGGCGTGCCACTGATAGATTTTGTCGGCGCGACAACACTGATAGGCATCATTGGAGAGCGGCAGCGTGCGGGTACCACGGTGCTTCTTTGCGGAGTCCATCCAAAGGTGATGCAGACGCTGGAACGCTGCAATATCTATGAGGCGCTGCCGCGGGAGTATATCCGTGCCAGTGTGGATACGGCGTTATTTGGCGAAGATTAG
- a CDS encoding 4Fe-4S binding protein has translation MAHNHTHGSPYSRLAERLNRFPQGAPESKLLFDILKILMTEKEAGLMAQLPIKPFSAHQAAEIWKLSDCEAQKALDELARRAIIVDIEQDGRQIYAVPPPMAGFFEFSLMRVREDIDQKTLSELFYQYITVEEDFMRDLVCGGDIQMGRIFPQEPQIPDEYALHVLDYERATNVIDTASHIGVSMCYCRHKALHAGTVCDAPMDICMTFNTTAATLIKHGHARQVDAAECRDLLAQAYDHNLVQFGENVRRRVNFICNCCSCCCEALLAIKRFGVAQTICSNYISRIEESKCVGCGKCQKICPVNAIEMTEVKNAAGLSSEGTARENGVKRARVIPERCIGCGVCIKHCPTKALQLEPRPNRMITPLDTTHKVVAMATERGKLQELIFDNKVLFSHRLLGGVLGAILKLPGLQRSFAQAQLKSRYLEMLISRAAGEEPPSDR, from the coding sequence ATGGCACACAACCACACTCATGGGTCGCCCTACTCCCGCCTCGCGGAGAGGCTCAACAGATTCCCGCAGGGCGCGCCCGAATCGAAGCTGCTTTTTGATATATTGAAAATTTTGATGACGGAGAAGGAGGCGGGGCTGATGGCCCAGCTTCCGATAAAGCCCTTCAGCGCCCACCAGGCGGCTGAGATATGGAAACTTTCGGACTGCGAGGCGCAGAAGGCGCTTGACGAGCTGGCCCGCCGCGCCATCATCGTCGACATCGAGCAGGACGGCAGGCAGATATACGCCGTGCCGCCGCCGATGGCAGGATTCTTTGAATTCTCGCTGATGCGCGTACGCGAGGATATCGACCAGAAGACTCTCAGCGAACTTTTCTACCAGTACATCACTGTCGAGGAGGATTTCATGCGTGACCTCGTCTGCGGCGGCGACATCCAGATGGGGCGCATCTTCCCGCAGGAGCCGCAGATACCGGACGAATACGCGCTTCACGTGCTCGACTACGAACGCGCGACAAATGTCATCGACACCGCCTCGCACATCGGCGTCAGCATGTGCTACTGCCGCCACAAGGCGCTGCACGCGGGCACGGTCTGCGACGCGCCGATGGACATCTGCATGACCTTCAACACCACGGCGGCGACGCTGATCAAGCACGGCCACGCGCGCCAGGTGGATGCCGCGGAGTGCCGCGACCTGCTCGCGCAGGCCTACGACCACAACCTCGTGCAGTTCGGGGAGAATGTGCGCCGCCGCGTCAACTTCATCTGCAACTGCTGCTCATGCTGCTGCGAGGCGCTGCTCGCGATCAAGCGCTTCGGCGTCGCGCAGACGATCTGCTCGAATTACATCTCCAGGATCGAAGAGTCTAAATGCGTCGGCTGCGGCAAATGCCAAAAAATCTGCCCCGTCAACGCCATTGAGATGACGGAGGTGAAAAACGCCGCCGGTTTGTCCTCCGAGGGAACGGCGCGCGAAAACGGCGTGAAAAGGGCGCGCGTCATTCCTGAACGCTGCATCGGCTGCGGCGTCTGCATCAAGCACTGCCCGACGAAGGCGTTACAGCTTGAGCCGCGTCCCAACCGGATGATAACGCCGCTCGACACGACCCACAAGGTCGTCGCGATGGCGACGGAGCGCGGCAAGCTGCAGGAGCTGATCTTCGACAACAAAGTCCTTTTCAGCCACCGTCTGCTCGGCGGAGTCCTCGGCGCGATCCTCAAACTGCCCGGCCTCCAGCGCTCTTTTGCGCAGGCCCAGCTCAAGTCCAGATACCTTGAGATGCTGATCTCGCGCGCGGCGGGCGAAGAGCCCCCCTCCGACAGATAG
- a CDS encoding chromate transporter, translated as MERCGTVAGLFVRFMKFGCFTFGGGLSIVAQMHRLFVEEEERISSEELLDITGVARSLPGAFVGNVAFLYGYREAGIPGRVASLLGMVIPPLILLAVITHFHSAFKNSRLVTAAMTGIRAAVVPIIAVGALNLTRGAFPRPVCFALAGVAFLLYFVFNVSCVWIVILGAAAGIAIGVCSEKRGGGARGAD; from the coding sequence ATGGAACGCTGCGGAACTGTCGCCGGGCTCTTCGTCCGGTTTATGAAATTCGGCTGCTTCACCTTCGGCGGCGGGCTGAGTATCGTCGCGCAGATGCACAGGCTATTTGTTGAAGAAGAGGAGAGAATCTCCAGCGAGGAGCTTCTGGACATCACCGGCGTCGCGCGCAGCCTGCCGGGCGCCTTCGTGGGAAATGTGGCCTTTCTCTACGGCTACCGCGAGGCCGGTATTCCCGGCAGGGTCGCCTCGCTCCTGGGAATGGTGATACCGCCGCTGATCCTGCTTGCCGTGATCACACATTTCCACTCCGCCTTTAAAAACAGCCGGCTGGTGACCGCCGCCATGACCGGCATCCGCGCCGCCGTCGTCCCCATCATCGCCGTCGGCGCGCTCAATCTGACGCGCGGCGCCTTTCCCCGCCCTGTCTGCTTCGCGCTGGCGGGAGTCGCCTTTCTGCTTTATTTCGTCTTTAACGTAAGCTGCGTCTGGATCGTCATCCTCGGCGCCGCGGCCGGCATCGCCATTGGAGTATGTTCTGAAAAGAGAGGAGGCGGCGCGCGTGGTGCTGATTGA
- a CDS encoding chromate transporter, whose product MVLIELFWSFVKIGFTSFGGLSMIPLINAEMISHGWMSAGEVSDIIAIAEMTPGPLGPNCATFAGIKAAGIAGAVAANLGVLSPTLTLTAAAALFFDRVKRNRRMTQIMTGVRPSCVGMITGVTLSLGITNYASDNFVDLPLAAIGLLDLVLMLRWRVSVPKVIGLSAALGLLCFGIQ is encoded by the coding sequence GTGGTGCTGATTGAGCTCTTCTGGAGCTTTGTAAAGATCGGCTTCACCAGCTTCGGCGGGCTCTCCATGATCCCTCTGATCAACGCGGAGATGATCTCGCACGGATGGATGAGCGCGGGCGAAGTCTCCGACATAATAGCGATCGCCGAGATGACTCCGGGGCCGCTTGGCCCCAACTGCGCGACCTTCGCCGGCATCAAGGCGGCCGGTATCGCCGGCGCGGTGGCCGCCAACCTCGGCGTGCTCTCTCCGACATTGACGCTCACCGCCGCCGCGGCCCTCTTTTTCGACCGCGTCAAGCGAAACCGCCGCATGACGCAGATAATGACCGGCGTACGTCCGTCCTGCGTCGGCATGATCACGGGGGTGACGCTGTCGCTCGGCATAACAAATTATGCCTCAGATAATTTTGTGGACCTGCCGCTGGCCGCGATCGGCCTGCTGGACCTGGTACTGATGCTCAGGTGGCGTGTCAGCGTGCCGAAGGTGATCGGCCTCAGCGCGGCGCTGGGGCTGCTCTGCTTCGGGATACAATGA
- a CDS encoding FGGY-family carbohydrate kinase produces the protein VVIGGGAKSPLWSQIVCDVFGLEVKQPANAESSFGGALLAGVGVGAFANELEAAGRCIRMKRTYRPDPDNHAKYDQLFAIYKEVAQTMPPVWEKLAQIAND, from the coding sequence GTCGTGATCGGCGGCGGTGCCAAGAGTCCGCTTTGGAGCCAGATCGTCTGCGACGTATTCGGCCTGGAGGTCAAGCAGCCCGCGAACGCCGAATCCTCCTTCGGCGGCGCGCTGCTGGCGGGAGTCGGCGTCGGGGCCTTTGCGAACGAGCTGGAGGCCGCTGGGAGATGTATCCGCATGAAGCGGACATACAGGCCCGATCCGGACAATCACGCCAAATACGACCAGCTGTTCGCAATTTACAAAGAGGTGGCGCAGACCATGCCGCCGGTATGGGAGAAGCTGGCTCAGATCGCCAACGACTGA
- a CDS encoding FGGY family carbohydrate kinase: MEKLFGVDFGTGGCKAMVIDLDGNICASAFEEYPSQHLKPGWSEQDPTMWLDAFVKTVRSCGEQMKDGFGGVLALAVTASTHNAVLLDKDSRVIRPCIMWNDQRSGDQCRRLNENYGDDIFRIGMQMPTPTWTLPQLMWLKEHEPENYAKIDRLMFTKDYIRSYITGDFCTDMVDAQGSLLFDARKNCWSPEICRIIDLPLVVLPDVRRSKEVVGRVRAGIAALTGLPEGLPVIADCSDTAAEDFSAGAVTAGQIVVKLATAGNVNLITDKAVPHEKSFTYPYSVEGKWYTVTATNSCASAYRWMRDALYPAEKELCEREGRDV, encoded by the coding sequence ATGGAAAAGCTTTTTGGCGTGGACTTTGGCACCGGCGGCTGCAAGGCGATGGTCATCGATCTCGACGGCAATATCTGTGCCTCGGCCTTTGAAGAATACCCGTCGCAGCATCTGAAACCGGGATGGTCGGAGCAGGACCCCACGATGTGGCTCGACGCATTCGTGAAAACGGTACGTTCCTGCGGAGAGCAGATGAAGGACGGCTTTGGAGGTGTGCTCGCTCTCGCGGTGACAGCCTCGACGCACAACGCGGTGCTGCTTGACAAAGACTCGCGCGTGATCCGTCCCTGTATCATGTGGAACGACCAGCGGAGCGGAGACCAGTGCCGCCGCCTGAATGAAAATTACGGCGACGATATATTCCGCATAGGCATGCAGATGCCGACGCCCACCTGGACGCTGCCGCAGCTGATGTGGCTCAAAGAGCACGAACCGGAAAACTACGCGAAGATCGACCGCCTGATGTTCACCAAAGACTATATCCGTTCATATATAACAGGCGATTTCTGCACCGACATGGTCGACGCCCAGGGAAGCCTGCTCTTCGACGCGAGGAAGAACTGCTGGTCCCCCGAAATATGCCGAATAATCGACCTGCCGCTGGTGGTGCTGCCCGACGTGCGACGCTCCAAAGAGGTCGTCGGCAGGGTACGCGCCGGAATAGCCGCGCTTACCGGACTGCCGGAGGGGCTGCCCGTCATCGCCGACTGCTCCGATACGGCGGCTGAGGATTTCAGCGCCGGCGCCGTAACGGCCGGTCAGATCGTCGTCAAGCTCGCCACCGCGGGCAATGTCAACCTCATAACCGACAAGGCCGTCCCCCACGAAAAATCATTCACCTATCCCTACTCGGTGGAGGGTAAATGGTATACGGTCACGGCGACCAACAGCTGCGCCTCCGCCTACCGCTGGATGCGCGACGCGCTCTATCCCGCGGAAAAGGAGCTCTGCGAACGCGAAGGCAGGGATGTC
- a CDS encoding MurR/RpiR family transcriptional regulator: protein MREKSTSGAFYSRVQEKLDSLSKKERKTVEYMADNQEKLIYASITELAELAGTSEATVTRVCTKLGYSGFQALKVGVARELVSPQEKIHEDLNADSSAEVIIDKIFSSAIQTMTMTQRALDASAVARCIEVLCRARRIVVIGNGNSGAIAMDAQHKFLRIGLNVSAYTDDHMQMIAMASLGKEDVVMAISHSGSSRDVADAIRFVKENGATVISLTSNGISPVSKLADIRLYTHSQETRYRTYAIASRMAELTIIDTLYTGVSLKLGESAIQNFEALEKALVVKKY, encoded by the coding sequence ATGAGAGAAAAATCTACTAGCGGCGCTTTTTACAGCCGGGTACAGGAAAAGCTGGATTCCCTTTCCAAAAAGGAGCGGAAGACGGTCGAGTACATGGCGGACAACCAGGAAAAACTAATCTACGCCTCGATCACCGAGCTGGCGGAGCTGGCGGGGACCAGCGAGGCCACCGTCACCCGGGTATGCACGAAGCTGGGGTATTCGGGGTTTCAGGCCCTGAAGGTGGGAGTCGCGCGCGAGCTGGTCTCGCCGCAGGAAAAGATCCACGAAGATCTAAACGCCGATTCCTCGGCGGAGGTGATCATCGACAAGATATTTTCCAGCGCCATCCAGACGATGACGATGACGCAGAGGGCGCTTGACGCCTCCGCGGTGGCGAGGTGCATAGAGGTGCTTTGCCGCGCGCGGCGTATAGTCGTCATCGGCAACGGCAACTCCGGCGCGATCGCGATGGACGCTCAGCATAAGTTTTTGCGGATCGGCCTCAACGTGAGCGCCTACACCGACGACCATATGCAGATGATCGCGATGGCCTCCCTGGGTAAGGAGGATGTCGTGATGGCGATCTCCCATTCCGGCAGCTCCCGCGACGTGGCCGACGCGATCCGGTTTGTGAAAGAAAACGGGGCGACGGTCATATCGCTCACGAGCAACGGGATATCGCCGGTTTCGAAGCTGGCCGACATCCGCCTCTATACCCACTCGCAGGAGACGAGGTACCGGACCTACGCGATAGCGTCGCGGATGGCGGAACTCACGATCATCGACACTCTCTATACCGGCGTTTCGCTGAAGCTGGGAGAAAGCGCTATCCAGAATTTTGAGGCGCTGGAAAAGGCGCTTGTAGTAAAAAAGTATTAG
- a CDS encoding glycine/betaine/sarcosine/D-proline family reductase selenoprotein B, whose product MEQKKWRVVCYINQFFGQIGGEEMAHVGFSVKQEAVGPARLFQELLRERCEVVGTVICGDNYFAEDTERGAAEGLALVRALKPDLFIAGPAFNAGRYGISCGCMASAVGRELHIPTVTGMFPENPAVELYRKDTYIVRTGIMSSQLRKAAPVMAGIGLRLLTGEHIGSAASEGYMIRDVILNEEQPDNAAVRAIDMLMKKIKGEPFVSELLPPNFDNVEPAPPVTDLSGVKLALVSDGGLIPEQNPDKLKPNGSTTWGHYDWDRLVAEPHFVIHSGYDGTWVLEDPCRLFPVDVLREEVSAGKLGALEPEVCVATGNCASVAASQDIGRQNAAELLNKGVNAAILTSTUGTSTRCGSTIVKEIERVGIPVTQICAVVDIAGSVGASRILRGFAITCPVGNPNLSPADEKACRRRYVEKALEMLTVPGQPGHVEDLL is encoded by the coding sequence ATGGAACAAAAAAAATGGCGGGTAGTCTGCTATATAAATCAATTCTTCGGACAAATCGGCGGCGAAGAAATGGCCCACGTCGGCTTCAGCGTCAAGCAGGAGGCCGTCGGCCCCGCGAGGCTCTTCCAGGAACTTTTGCGGGAGCGCTGTGAGGTGGTGGGGACGGTCATCTGCGGCGACAACTATTTTGCGGAAGACACGGAGCGCGGCGCGGCCGAGGGGCTGGCGCTGGTACGCGCGCTGAAACCCGACCTGTTTATCGCTGGGCCGGCTTTTAACGCCGGGCGCTACGGCATCAGCTGCGGCTGCATGGCTTCGGCGGTAGGCCGCGAGCTGCATATCCCCACGGTCACCGGCATGTTCCCGGAGAACCCCGCCGTCGAGCTTTACCGTAAGGATACCTACATCGTGCGGACCGGGATAATGTCCTCGCAGCTGCGCAAAGCCGCCCCCGTGATGGCGGGCATCGGGCTGCGGCTGCTGACGGGGGAGCATATCGGCAGCGCCGCCTCCGAGGGGTATATGATCCGCGACGTGATCCTCAACGAGGAACAGCCGGACAACGCCGCCGTGCGCGCCATCGATATGCTGATGAAAAAGATAAAAGGGGAGCCCTTTGTCAGCGAGCTGCTGCCTCCGAATTTCGATAACGTGGAGCCGGCGCCGCCGGTAACCGATCTGAGCGGAGTCAAATTGGCCCTTGTCTCAGACGGAGGCCTTATCCCCGAACAAAATCCCGACAAGCTGAAACCCAACGGCAGCACCACCTGGGGCCATTACGACTGGGACAGGCTCGTGGCGGAGCCTCATTTCGTCATCCACAGCGGCTATGACGGCACCTGGGTGCTTGAAGATCCCTGCCGCCTCTTCCCCGTGGACGTGCTGCGCGAAGAGGTTTCGGCGGGAAAACTCGGAGCGCTGGAGCCGGAGGTCTGCGTGGCGACGGGAAACTGCGCCTCGGTAGCCGCCTCGCAGGATATCGGGCGGCAAAACGCCGCCGAGCTGCTGAATAAGGGCGTCAACGCCGCCATCCTCACCTCCACCTGAGGCACGAGCACTCGTTGCGGGTCAACGATTGTCAAGGAGATAGAGCGTGTTGGCATCCCGGTGACGCAGATCTGCGCCGTGGTCGATATCGCCGGTTCCGTGGGCGCTTCGCGTATACTGCGCGGCTTTGCCATCACCTGCCCCGTCGGCAACCCCAACCTCAGCCCGGCGGACGAAAAGGCCTGTCGCCGCCGCTATGTGGAAAAGGCGCTGGAAATGCTCACAGTTCCCGGCCAGCCTGGGCATGTGGAGGATCTTTTATAA
- a CDS encoding glycine/sarcosine/betaine reductase component B subunit, with amino-acid sequence MKLTVETIRIKDLQFGKSTCLRDGVLYVSKEDILAFAAGEPCFDTLKIDIARPGDSTRIINVVDVVQPRCKMSDNIDWPGVLTDDYEIAGGGVTRAVEGMGIVLCQNDTYWSRKWGSFDMSGECAEINPYAKMPMLVIEPMTPADADFREYREALRRVGFKTSVMLAKATREQAADNSETFDNSERHPGLPNVAYVYQIYSKQYDTQNYREPMLYGNAVPDTLPLIMQPTEVLDRAISPCGGFRCVTTYEIQNHPVIIELMRRHGKELNFAGVVITVTSVEAKHRNLVSKMAASLLKEVFHADGAIITKGVGGASTLCVGAIASEAEKLGIKAVPIIQILNGRSNLGVECMISDHNVNSIVCSGTYYHNFSLPAVETLLGGPEDALYLSGDDGVIGGHKIATGDPAKGRVRSTYMKQVGLMSQVGFSYGMAVDY; translated from the coding sequence ATGAAATTAACGGTTGAAACGATTCGTATTAAAGATCTGCAATTCGGCAAGTCTACCTGCCTGCGCGACGGCGTACTCTACGTAAGCAAAGAGGATATCCTGGCATTCGCCGCGGGCGAGCCCTGCTTTGACACCCTGAAGATCGACATTGCCCGTCCCGGCGACTCCACGCGTATCATCAATGTTGTCGATGTCGTACAGCCCCGCTGCAAGATGTCGGATAATATTGACTGGCCGGGCGTACTGACGGATGACTATGAGATCGCGGGCGGCGGCGTGACGCGCGCCGTCGAGGGGATGGGCATCGTCCTCTGCCAGAATGACACATACTGGTCAAGAAAATGGGGATCGTTCGATATGAGCGGCGAATGCGCGGAGATAAATCCCTACGCGAAGATGCCCATGCTCGTCATTGAACCGATGACGCCGGCCGACGCCGATTTTCGCGAGTACCGCGAGGCGCTGCGTCGCGTGGGTTTCAAAACGAGCGTGATGCTCGCGAAGGCGACGCGGGAGCAGGCCGCCGACAATAGCGAAACCTTTGACAACAGCGAGCGGCATCCGGGGCTGCCCAATGTCGCCTATGTCTATCAGATCTATTCAAAGCAGTATGATACGCAAAATTACCGGGAGCCGATGCTTTACGGCAATGCCGTCCCGGATACGCTGCCGCTGATCATGCAGCCCACGGAGGTGCTTGACAGGGCGATCTCACCATGCGGCGGTTTCCGCTGCGTCACGACCTATGAGATACAGAACCATCCCGTCATCATCGAGCTGATGCGGCGTCATGGCAAAGAGCTGAATTTCGCGGGCGTGGTGATCACCGTCACCTCGGTGGAGGCCAAGCACCGCAATCTGGTCTCAAAGATGGCGGCAAGCCTGCTCAAAGAGGTATTTCACGCCGACGGCGCCATCATCACCAAGGGGGTCGGCGGCGCCTCGACCCTGTGCGTGGGGGCGATCGCGAGCGAAGCGGAAAAGCTTGGCATCAAGGCCGTTCCCATCATTCAGATACTAAACGGAAGGAGCAACCTCGGCGTCGAATGTATGATCAGTGACCATAACGTCAATTCGATCGTATGTTCCGGCACCTATTATCACAACTTCTCACTGCCTGCGGTCGAGACTTTGCTGGGCGGCCCGGAAGATGCTCTTTACCTGAGCGGCGACGACGGCGTCATCGGCGGCCACAAGATAGCGACCGGGGACCCCGCGAAGGGGCGGGTCCGCTCAACCTATATGAAACAGGTGGGGCTGATGAGCCAGGTGGGCTTTTCCTACGGGATGGCTGTGGATTACTAG
- a CDS encoding TRAP transporter large permease, translated as MIAIALITLLIFLVLGVPVCFAIGLSGLLAIMFGSEIPAFMAVQQAIRGMNSFSLMAGPLFILAGEIMGAANLSTRILDFCRACVAQIRGGMGMVSVLANMIFAGISGSGAATMSAISTLTVPELNKEGYDRGFIASMIAGSGALAPIIPPSTNMIVYASLTGFSVGRLFIGGLMPGILIGFCLMVMCYWYATKYNVDQGSGRFSLGSVWRAFLKSFFALITPVIILAGVVTGFFTATESSIVACVYALICGFFIYRTLKLKDMLGVFKRASSSSAMLMMIMGISNIYSYIFARENVTPMVEKFLLSITHNPAVLVFIIIVMMLIIGCFMETLAATAVVLPTVYPIVMHLGVDPLLFGVLFSISTVVGALTPPVGLYLFLSMNIAGATFRQAISYTVPVVLIILTVMLLMWFFPPIVTFVPNLLMGA; from the coding sequence ATGATTGCCATTGCGCTGATAACCCTGCTGATTTTTCTGGTGCTGGGAGTGCCGGTATGTTTTGCGATCGGTCTCTCCGGGCTTTTGGCGATTATGTTCGGCAGCGAGATTCCCGCCTTTATGGCCGTACAGCAGGCCATTCGCGGCATGAATTCCTTTTCGCTGATGGCGGGGCCGCTCTTCATTCTGGCCGGGGAGATCATGGGAGCCGCCAACCTCTCCACGCGTATCCTTGATTTCTGCCGGGCCTGCGTTGCGCAGATACGCGGCGGCATGGGGATGGTCTCCGTATTGGCGAATATGATCTTCGCCGGCATCTCCGGGTCCGGCGCGGCGACAATGAGCGCGATCAGCACTCTGACGGTGCCTGAGCTTAACAAAGAGGGGTACGACAGAGGGTTCATCGCCTCGATGATCGCGGGCTCCGGAGCGCTGGCGCCGATCATCCCGCCAAGCACCAATATGATCGTCTACGCCTCGCTGACGGGATTCTCCGTGGGCAGGCTCTTTATCGGCGGCCTGATGCCCGGCATTCTGATCGGCTTCTGCCTGATGGTGATGTGCTATTGGTACGCGACGAAGTACAACGTCGACCAGGGCAGCGGGCGTTTCAGCCTCGGGTCGGTATGGCGGGCCTTTTTAAAGTCCTTTTTCGCGCTGATCACGCCGGTCATCATCCTCGCGGGCGTGGTCACCGGCTTCTTCACGGCGACGGAATCCAGCATTGTGGCCTGTGTCTACGCGCTGATCTGCGGCTTCTTTATCTACCGTACGCTGAAGCTTAAAGATATGCTGGGGGTATTCAAAAGGGCCTCTTCATCGTCGGCGATGCTGATGATGATCATGGGTATCTCGAACATCTACTCCTATATTTTCGCGCGCGAAAACGTCACGCCGATGGTTGAGAAATTCCTGCTTTCGATCACGCACAACCCGGCGGTCCTGGTGTTTATCATCATCGTCATGATGCTGATAATCGGCTGCTTCATGGAGACGCTCGCGGCCACGGCGGTCGTCCTGCCCACTGTCTACCCGATCGTGATGCACCTGGGAGTCGATCCGCTGCTCTTCGGCGTGCTCTTCTCAATCTCCACGGTCGTGGGCGCGCTGACGCCGCCGGTTGGACTATATCTCTTCCTGTCGATGAATATCGCGGGCGCGACATTCCGGCAGGCGATCAGCTATACGGTACCCGTCGTCCTCATCATCCTCACCGTAATGCTGCTGATGTGGTTCTTCCCGCCGATAGTCACCTTCGTGCCTAATCTGCTGATGGGCGCTTAA
- a CDS encoding TRAP transporter small permease, producing MKTLIKIDRIIENIQVWFCALMFILILIFGSLQVFGRFILHSSPPWTEEAMRFCGIYLTFIGSALTVRADAHVSVDIVISFMKNNKARAVLFIIGRLICVVFLIMFFPGSIVLVSKSFNSLGAAIRIPYAYIYAAVPLGIVMMLCSYASAIPKLARQYGEGER from the coding sequence ATGAAAACATTGATAAAAATAGACAGAATAATCGAGAATATCCAGGTATGGTTCTGCGCGCTGATGTTCATCCTGATTTTGATCTTCGGCAGCCTGCAGGTTTTTGGCCGCTTTATCCTTCATTCGTCGCCGCCGTGGACCGAAGAGGCCATGCGTTTTTGCGGCATCTACCTGACGTTTATCGGCTCGGCCCTGACTGTGAGGGCGGACGCCCATGTGTCGGTGGATATCGTCATCAGCTTTATGAAAAACAATAAGGCGCGCGCGGTGCTGTTTATCATCGGCAGGCTGATCTGCGTCGTATTTCTGATCATGTTTTTTCCGGGATCGATCGTTCTGGTCTCGAAGAGCTTTAATTCGCTGGGAGCCGCCATCCGCATTCCCTACGCCTACATATACGCGGCGGTTCCTCTGGGAATCGTCATGATGCTCTGCTCTTACGCCAGCGCCATTCCCAAGCTGGCAAGACAATACGGGGAAGGGGAAAGATAG